The stretch of DNA GGTTCATGTGGTCTCCTCCCGTTTGCGCCGCGCCGCCGCGCGCCGCCGGATCTGCACGACCACAAGCAGGGCCACGCCCACCAGAAGAGCGGGGACGATGGGCAACCCGAGGGCATACAGAACCGTCAGCGGCACGCAGCCGATCGCCAGCAAGAGGTACACGATCGCCGTCTTGAGGAGCGGCAGTTTGCGCGCAAAGCCCAGGTTGTAGAGGATGACGGTCAACACGAAGATGACCGCGTAGGCGTGATCGCGCACAAACGCCACAGCGGCCTCCCACGCCGCGCTTCCCACCGCACGTTCACTCCTTTTCCGCGAGCCACGCGCGCAACAGCGCGATCTCTTCGGCGTATTCCCGTTCGTCCTCCACCGGCGTCTCCAACACCGCCGGCAAATGGGCGAGGGGATCGGCAAGCAATAGCCGTTTCAGCGCGTCGGCGCCGATTTCTCCCCGGCCAATTTTTTCGTGCCGGTCCTTGCGGCTGCCAAAGGGCGCCTTGCTGTCGTTGACGTGGAGGACGACCACGTGGTCGAGGTAGCCGGTCTCCTCCATGGCCCGCACCAGCTCGTCCACCGTGTCCCCATTCCAGAGCCCCGCGGCAAAGGCATGGCACGTGTCGAAACAAAAGCCGACGCGCTCGGGATGCCGCGTGGCCGCGCGCACCTCCAAAAGCGTCTCGAAGGTCTGCCCCAACTCCGATCCTTGCCCCGCCGTGTTCTCCAAGAGCAGCTTGGTCGGGCCGTTGTAAAGCTCGAAGATGGCGTCAATCGCCTCCACCATTCGCCGCAGGCCGAAGGCTTCGCCCCGGCCGACATGCTTGCCACAGTGCACGACGGCCCCAACGGCGCCATACGCCTCGGCAATGCGCAGGTCTTCGGCGATGG from Calditerricola satsumensis encodes:
- a CDS encoding YlaH-like family protein, whose amino-acid sequence is MGSAAWEAAVAFVRDHAYAVIFVLTVILYNLGFARKLPLLKTAIVYLLLAIGCVPLTVLYALGLPIVPALLVGVALLVVVQIRRRAAARRKREETT
- a CDS encoding deoxyribonuclease IV is translated as MKIGCHVSVAKGFAQAAKNARALGADAFQIFTKNPRGLRSKKIDPRDAEEGVAYCREHGMVLVAHTPYVTNLSTPDDELWQVTVRSIAEDLRIAEAYGAVGAVVHCGKHVGRGEAFGLRRMVEAIDAIFELYNGPTKLLLENTAGQGSELGQTFETLLEVRAATRHPERVGFCFDTCHAFAAGLWNGDTVDELVRAMEETGYLDHVVVLHVNDSKAPFGSRKDRHEKIGRGEIGADALKRLLLADPLAHLPAVLETPVEDEREYAEEIALLRAWLAEKE